Proteins encoded together in one Variovorax paradoxus window:
- a CDS encoding acyl-CoA synthetase, giving the protein MKHTEAETHAVKEAAQTGQRGDWARAPERSNMLALRFICMMALVFGRHVTRLLLPPISLYFLLFAPTPRRHIKRYLFRAIGPRAGWIDGYRLLHAFASTVLDRVYFLRGRMDLFDVKVKGNLPLEAEALKGRGAFLLGAHVGSFEALGACKHHSQHKQALRLAMLMYPDNAQRITAILNAISLPEARPHVIALGRPHSMLDLRDWLDNGGLGGMLADRTLPGSEDQPAQQRGNNIVLPFLGQPASFNDGPFRLAALLRRKVFFMAGLYGGGARYDVQFDLLADFSERASDPAERERRIRAAVEAYVVHLEALCRAYPYNWFNFHDFWLEDSV; this is encoded by the coding sequence ATGAAGCACACCGAAGCCGAGACGCACGCCGTGAAAGAGGCGGCGCAGACCGGGCAGCGCGGCGACTGGGCGCGCGCGCCCGAGCGCAGCAACATGCTTGCGCTGCGCTTCATCTGCATGATGGCGCTGGTTTTCGGGCGCCACGTTACCCGGCTGCTGCTGCCGCCGATCAGCCTGTACTTTCTGTTGTTCGCGCCAACGCCGCGCCGCCACATCAAGCGCTACCTGTTCAGGGCCATCGGCCCGCGCGCGGGGTGGATCGACGGCTATCGCCTGCTGCACGCCTTTGCCTCGACGGTGCTCGACCGCGTGTACTTTCTGCGCGGGCGCATGGATCTGTTCGACGTAAAGGTCAAGGGCAACCTTCCGCTGGAGGCCGAGGCCCTGAAAGGGCGGGGCGCCTTCTTGCTGGGGGCGCACGTCGGCAGCTTCGAGGCGCTGGGCGCCTGCAAGCACCACAGCCAGCACAAGCAGGCGCTGCGGCTCGCAATGCTGATGTACCCCGACAACGCGCAGCGCATCACGGCCATTCTCAATGCCATCAGCCTGCCCGAAGCGCGGCCCCACGTGATCGCGCTGGGCCGCCCGCATTCGATGCTCGACCTGCGCGACTGGCTGGACAACGGCGGCTTGGGCGGCATGCTTGCCGACCGCACGCTGCCGGGCAGCGAGGACCAGCCCGCGCAGCAGCGCGGCAACAACATCGTGCTGCCTTTCCTGGGCCAGCCCGCCAGCTTCAACGACGGTCCGTTCCGCCTTGCGGCGCTGCTGCGGCGCAAGGTGTTCTTCATGGCGGGCCTCTACGGCGGCGGTGCGCGCTACGATGTCCAGTTCGATTTGCTGGCCGACTTCAGCGAACGGGCCTCCGACCCCGCGGAGCGGGAACGCCGCATCCGCGCGGCGGTCGAAGCCTACGTGGTGCACCTCGAAGCGCTGTGCCGCGCCTACCCCTACAACTGGTTCAACTTTCATGATTTCTGGCTCGAAGATTCGGTTTGA
- a CDS encoding AMP-binding protein produces MTAETRLLPLITNRDLDAPLAWRAGVPVSTRQFLADVARFAPLLPAEGKAVNLCVDRYAFAVSLAAALVRGHASLLPPDARPDTLARLVESGGPNLFALADDAGLATPGIPRVLIEDRSSPEGGAGLDVPAVDGGMHAVSLLTSGSTGVPQPHAKRWETLVGDVAVAVERLSSLLGRPSLAGLTLVATVPVQHSYGLESSVLLAMLGGAAFDSGRPFFPADVVKALSSVPRPRALVTTPFHLKTLLLSGIELPPVDLILSATAPLSPQLAAQAEQALGGVLIEIYGSTESGQVATRRTTQSEVWENFGNIRVHAEPGEGDGPERFIFSGDFLPEPTPMADVLELLDARRFRLFGRANDLIHVAGRRSSLAHLNYHLNSIAGVEDGAFWLPDEVADGVVRPVAFVVAPTLSAGEIIAALRQRLEPVFVPRRVVQVKSFPREGTGKLTVRALREFALAQMAGDDTPVQLAHAVPVDHPAFAGHFPGQPLLPGALILAEVMQAVQRVPALVARLGTHPTLAAAKFLAPVRPGSMLSIELQPEAGAARGVRFDVRCDGVVAVTGRWTAAPGSA; encoded by the coding sequence GTGACCGCCGAAACCCGCCTGCTGCCGCTCATTACCAACCGCGACCTCGACGCGCCGCTGGCCTGGCGCGCTGGCGTGCCGGTAAGCACGCGCCAGTTCCTGGCCGACGTCGCCCGGTTCGCGCCGCTGCTCCCCGCAGAGGGCAAGGCCGTCAACCTGTGCGTCGATCGCTACGCCTTTGCCGTCAGCCTGGCCGCGGCGCTGGTGCGAGGCCATGCAAGCCTGCTGCCGCCCGACGCGCGGCCCGACACGCTCGCGCGCCTGGTCGAATCAGGCGGGCCCAATCTTTTCGCACTGGCCGACGACGCCGGGCTGGCTACGCCCGGCATACCGCGCGTTCTCATCGAGGACCGTTCCAGCCCCGAAGGCGGCGCTGGCCTCGATGTGCCGGCTGTCGATGGCGGCATGCATGCGGTAAGCCTGCTGACGTCGGGCTCGACCGGCGTGCCGCAGCCGCATGCAAAGCGCTGGGAAACGCTGGTGGGCGATGTGGCCGTGGCGGTAGAGCGGCTCTCCAGCCTGCTCGGCCGGCCGTCGCTTGCCGGCCTGACGCTGGTCGCGACCGTGCCGGTGCAGCACAGCTACGGGCTCGAATCGTCGGTGTTGCTGGCAATGCTCGGCGGCGCCGCATTCGACAGCGGGCGGCCGTTCTTTCCCGCCGATGTGGTCAAGGCGCTGTCCTCCGTGCCGCGCCCGCGTGCGCTGGTCACCACGCCTTTCCACCTGAAGACCTTGCTGCTCTCGGGCATCGAGCTGCCGCCGGTCGACCTGATTCTTTCGGCCACCGCACCGCTCTCGCCGCAATTGGCCGCCCAGGCCGAGCAGGCGCTCGGCGGCGTCCTGATCGAAATCTACGGCAGCACAGAGTCCGGCCAGGTTGCCACCCGCCGCACGACGCAAAGCGAGGTGTGGGAGAACTTCGGCAACATTCGCGTGCATGCCGAACCGGGCGAGGGCGACGGGCCCGAACGGTTTATTTTCAGCGGCGACTTTTTGCCCGAGCCCACCCCCATGGCCGACGTGCTCGAGCTGCTCGATGCGCGCCGCTTCCGTCTCTTCGGCCGGGCCAACGACCTGATTCACGTGGCGGGGCGGCGCAGTTCGCTCGCGCATCTGAACTACCACCTCAACAGCATCGCCGGTGTCGAAGACGGCGCGTTCTGGCTACCCGATGAAGTGGCCGACGGCGTGGTGCGTCCGGTCGCTTTTGTCGTGGCCCCCACGCTCTCGGCCGGCGAAATCATTGCCGCGCTGCGGCAGCGGCTCGAGCCGGTGTTCGTTCCGCGCCGGGTGGTGCAGGTCAAGTCTTTTCCACGCGAAGGCACGGGCAAGCTCACGGTGCGCGCGCTTCGTGAATTTGCGCTTGCGCAAATGGCGGGCGACGACACGCCGGTGCAGCTTGCCCACGCGGTGCCGGTCGATCATCCGGCGTTTGCGGGCCACTTTCCCGGCCAGCCGCTGCTGCCCGGGGCACTGATACTGGCCGAGGTCATGCAGGCTGTGCAGCGCGTGCCTGCGCTGGTTGCCCGCCTGGGCACCCATCCCACGCTCGCGGCAGCCAAGTTTCTGGCGCCCGTACGGCCAGGGAGCATGCTCTCCATCGAACTGCAACCCGAGGCCGGCGCCGCGCGCGGCGTGCGTTTCGACGTGCGCTGCGACGGCGTGGTGGCCGTCACCGGCCGCTGGACCGCAGCGCCAGGCTCCGCGTGA
- a CDS encoding phosphopantetheine-binding protein gives MSSTAQPPIPAVGDSPEQSPIEKELAVLLVNALNLEVAPEDIVPTDPLYGEGLGLDSIDILEVALEVSRRYGFQLRSDDERNQQIFQSLRTLATHVAQHRSAS, from the coding sequence TTGTCATCGACTGCTCAGCCCCCCATTCCCGCCGTTGGCGATTCACCTGAACAGTCGCCGATTGAAAAAGAGTTGGCCGTCTTGCTGGTGAACGCGCTCAATCTGGAAGTCGCCCCCGAAGACATCGTGCCGACCGATCCGCTTTACGGCGAAGGCCTGGGCCTTGATTCCATCGACATCCTCGAGGTTGCACTCGAAGTGTCCCGGCGCTACGGCTTTCAGCTGCGTTCGGACGACGAACGCAACCAACAGATCTTCCAGTCGCTGCGCACGCTCGCGACCCACGTCGCCCAGCACCGCAGCGCCTCCTGA
- a CDS encoding helicase HerA-like domain-containing protein: MADPLLIARHDATECALLPSLANRHGLITGATGTGKTVTLQTIAEKLSGIGVPVFMADVKGDLTGMSQKGSIGEKMAATLKERGIDLPEPAACPVTLWDVFGEQGHPVRATVSDMGPLLLGRMLDVNETQAGVLNLVFKIADDNGLLLLDLKDLRAMLQYVGENGSQFTTEYGNISAASVGAIQRGLLQIETQGGDKFFGEPMLNIADFMQTVGGKGVVNILAADKLMNSPRLYATFLLWMLSELFEQLPEIGDPDQPKLAFFFDEAHLLFNEAPKALVERIELVVRLVRSKGVGVYFVTQNPLDIPDSVLAQLGNRVQHALRAFTPRDQKAVKATATTMRQKPGLDIETAITELAVGEALVSFLDAKGRPSVTERVFVVPPGSQIGPVTPAQRQAVIANSLVAGVYEKTVDRESAYEKLKGRAETAPDAPAAKPGAKGAAESSEGGSSMLNDLLFGSTGPRGGKRDGLVQTMAKSAVRTMGTSVGKEILRGVLGSIFGAKKR, translated from the coding sequence ATGGCCGACCCCCTCCTGATAGCGCGCCACGACGCCACCGAATGCGCCCTGCTGCCCAGCCTGGCCAACCGCCACGGACTGATCACTGGCGCCACCGGCACCGGCAAGACGGTCACCCTGCAGACCATTGCCGAAAAGCTCTCGGGCATCGGTGTTCCGGTGTTCATGGCCGACGTCAAGGGCGACCTGACCGGCATGAGCCAGAAAGGCAGCATCGGCGAAAAGATGGCCGCCACGCTGAAGGAACGCGGTATCGATTTGCCGGAACCGGCCGCCTGCCCCGTCACGCTGTGGGACGTGTTCGGCGAACAGGGCCATCCGGTGCGGGCCACGGTTTCAGACATGGGCCCGCTGCTCCTGGGCCGCATGCTCGACGTGAACGAAACCCAGGCCGGCGTGCTGAACCTGGTGTTCAAGATTGCGGACGACAACGGCCTGCTGCTGCTCGACCTGAAAGACCTGCGCGCCATGTTGCAGTACGTGGGCGAAAACGGGAGCCAGTTCACTACCGAATACGGCAACATCAGCGCGGCCAGCGTGGGCGCCATCCAGCGCGGCCTGCTGCAGATCGAAACCCAGGGAGGCGACAAGTTCTTCGGCGAGCCGATGCTCAACATTGCCGACTTCATGCAAACGGTGGGCGGCAAGGGCGTGGTGAACATTCTGGCCGCGGACAAGCTCATGAACTCCCCGCGGCTGTACGCCACGTTCCTGCTCTGGATGCTGTCTGAATTGTTCGAGCAGCTGCCCGAAATCGGCGACCCCGACCAGCCTAAGCTGGCCTTCTTCTTCGATGAGGCCCATCTGCTGTTCAACGAAGCGCCCAAGGCGCTGGTCGAACGCATCGAACTGGTGGTGCGGCTGGTTCGCTCCAAGGGCGTGGGCGTCTATTTCGTGACGCAGAACCCGCTCGACATTCCGGATTCGGTGCTGGCGCAGCTGGGCAACCGCGTGCAGCATGCGCTGCGCGCGTTCACCCCGCGCGACCAGAAGGCCGTAAAGGCCACGGCCACCACCATGCGCCAGAAGCCGGGCCTGGACATCGAAACCGCCATCACCGAGCTTGCCGTGGGCGAGGCGCTGGTGAGTTTTCTCGACGCCAAGGGCCGCCCGAGCGTGACGGAACGCGTGTTCGTGGTGCCGCCGGGCAGCCAGATCGGCCCCGTCACACCGGCGCAGCGCCAGGCCGTGATCGCCAATTCGCTTGTCGCCGGCGTGTACGAGAAGACGGTGGACCGCGAATCGGCCTACGAAAAGCTCAAGGGCCGCGCTGAAACGGCGCCCGATGCACCGGCAGCCAAGCCGGGCGCCAAGGGTGCGGCGGAATCTTCCGAGGGTGGCAGCAGCATGCTGAACGACCTGCTCTTCGGCAGCACCGGCCCGCGCGGCGGCAAGCGCGATGGCCTGGTGCAGACGATGGCCAAGTCGGCCGTACGCACCATGGGCACTTCGGTCGGCAAAGAGATCTTGCGGGGCGTGCTGGGCAGTATCTTCGGCGCCAAGAAACGCTGA
- a CDS encoding DUF1109 domain-containing protein: protein MKTDDLVAMLATGAAPVPRRAAGRRLALALLVGAPLSFAILFAEYGVRRDLVQAMFWPMFWVKVLFPLCIAAAAFVMLQRLARPGVPVQRAWVGIAVPVLVVWVLGAMSWFNAPAGARMPLLMGESWRICAISIGLMALPVFAAALLVLKGLAPTRPALAGAAAGGLAGGVGAAVYALHCMELTAPFLAVWYVSGIAVPVVLGAVLGPRLLRW from the coding sequence ATGAAGACCGACGATCTCGTGGCCATGCTGGCCACCGGCGCCGCGCCCGTGCCGCGCCGTGCCGCGGGCCGGCGGCTGGCGCTGGCCCTGCTGGTCGGCGCACCGCTTTCGTTCGCCATCCTGTTCGCTGAATACGGTGTTCGCCGCGATCTGGTGCAGGCCATGTTCTGGCCGATGTTCTGGGTGAAGGTGCTGTTTCCGCTGTGCATTGCTGCGGCGGCCTTCGTGATGCTGCAACGCCTGGCGCGACCCGGTGTTCCGGTGCAGCGTGCCTGGGTCGGCATTGCGGTTCCGGTGCTCGTGGTGTGGGTGCTGGGGGCGATGTCGTGGTTCAACGCGCCGGCCGGAGCGCGCATGCCGCTGCTCATGGGGGAGTCGTGGCGTATTTGCGCGATCAGCATCGGGCTCATGGCGCTGCCGGTTTTTGCGGCGGCGCTGCTGGTGCTCAAAGGCTTGGCACCTACCCGCCCTGCGTTGGCAGGTGCGGCCGCAGGCGGGCTGGCCGGTGGCGTGGGCGCCGCCGTGTACGCGCTGCATTGCATGGAACTGACAGCACCGTTCCTCGCGGTCTGGTATGTCAGCGGCATTGCGGTGCCCGTGGTGCTGGGCGCCGTGCTCGGGCCGCGCCTGTTGCGCTGGTAA
- a CDS encoding sigma-70 family RNA polymerase sigma factor, which translates to MARNTMDSRARLSDAEAALRSLFLRGLAGDAAAYREFLQKLSAHLRAFLGKRLFGWPDEVEDLVQECLLAMHNQRHTYQSDQPLTAWVHAIARYKMIDLLRAKSAREALHDPLDDELAVFAESATDASDARRDIGGLLQTLPERQRLPIVHVKLEGLSVAETASLTGMSESAVKVGIHRGLKALAARLRSNTP; encoded by the coding sequence ATGGCACGAAACACTATGGACAGCAGGGCGCGATTGAGCGACGCCGAAGCGGCGCTGCGGAGCCTGTTTCTGCGCGGCCTTGCCGGCGACGCAGCGGCTTATCGCGAATTCCTGCAAAAACTCAGCGCGCACTTGCGCGCATTTCTGGGCAAGCGCCTTTTCGGCTGGCCCGACGAAGTGGAAGACCTTGTCCAGGAATGCCTGCTCGCCATGCACAACCAGCGCCATACCTACCAGAGCGACCAGCCGCTGACGGCGTGGGTGCATGCGATTGCACGCTACAAGATGATCGACCTGCTGCGCGCCAAGTCGGCACGCGAAGCCCTGCATGACCCGCTGGACGACGAGCTTGCCGTGTTCGCCGAATCGGCCACCGACGCCAGCGATGCGCGCCGCGACATCGGCGGCCTGCTGCAGACCCTGCCGGAGCGCCAGCGCCTGCCCATCGTGCACGTGAAGCTCGAAGGCCTTTCGGTGGCCGAAACGGCCAGCCTGACCGGCATGTCGGAATCGGCCGTGAAGGTCGGCATTCACCGCGGCCTCAAGGCACTTGCCGCCCGGCTCAGGAGCAACACGCCATGA
- a CDS encoding DUF6152 family protein translates to MMHRRMFVAGSLGLALPVWAHHGWSSFDQDRPLYLEGRATKVMWRNPHGELELELAENPTLPPDLKQRPLPKQSTAVDGPGLLAKAQLPTRRDRKWLVELAPLTRLQAWGVEEIKPGTPVAVLGFTYTGEKGDAVLRAEYLFVGGKAYGLRSSPA, encoded by the coding sequence ATGATGCACAGGCGCATGTTCGTTGCCGGTTCGCTGGGCCTGGCCCTGCCGGTGTGGGCTCACCATGGTTGGAGCAGTTTCGATCAGGACCGCCCGCTCTACCTGGAGGGGCGCGCAACCAAGGTCATGTGGCGCAACCCGCATGGCGAACTGGAACTGGAACTGGCCGAAAACCCGACGCTGCCGCCGGACCTGAAGCAACGCCCGCTGCCCAAGCAGAGCACGGCCGTCGATGGCCCCGGGCTGCTGGCCAAGGCCCAGCTGCCGACCCGGCGCGACCGCAAATGGCTGGTCGAGCTGGCGCCTCTCACGCGCTTGCAGGCCTGGGGGGTCGAAGAGATCAAGCCCGGCACCCCGGTCGCGGTGCTGGGCTTCACCTACACCGGCGAGAAGGGCGATGCGGTGCTGCGGGCCGAATATCTCTTCGTCGGCGGCAAGGCCTACGGCCTTCGCTCCTCGCCTGCCTGA
- a CDS encoding GTP cyclohydrolase II has product MSADSTATRSSISAPPATPGIPADPAISVSPLPALHPSSSTGHIRLTSHAGGFGALPIRWGAATATERGPVVGTTTKRAHRNVIGTHSGSYSVYRALAVAAGALKREHKADLTNTAPTDVIGPYPQWTEPGRIVSLDPWGALVADVFSAELAAGYDIRPTIAITKAHVILPEVIEALQSGRLKADGHFLTAGGAAMVTKAAIEPVWYLPEVARRFGCSETDLRRTLFEETGGMYPELVTRSDLEVFLPPIGGQTLYIFGNPRDLANPEVELTARIHDECNGSDVFGSDICTCRPYLTHAIEECIQGAQRGGVGLIAYSRKEGRALGEVTKFLVYNARKRQVGGDTADQYFARTECVAGVQDMRFQELMPDVFHWLGIKKIHRLVSMSNMKFDAITGSGIEIGERVNIPDELIPADARVEMDAKMAAGYFTPGPVPTAEELKKAKGRGLSE; this is encoded by the coding sequence ATGTCCGCAGATAGCACAGCGACCCGTTCCTCCATCTCGGCGCCTCCCGCGACCCCTGGCATTCCCGCGGATCCGGCGATCTCCGTCTCTCCCCTTCCCGCGCTCCATCCTTCGTCGTCGACCGGGCATATCCGGCTGACCTCCCATGCCGGCGGCTTCGGCGCGCTGCCGATCCGATGGGGCGCAGCGACAGCCACCGAACGCGGCCCGGTGGTCGGCACCACGACCAAGCGGGCGCACCGCAATGTCATCGGCACGCACAGCGGCTCCTACAGCGTCTACCGTGCGCTTGCCGTGGCGGCCGGAGCCCTCAAGCGCGAACACAAGGCCGACCTCACCAATACCGCGCCCACCGACGTCATCGGCCCCTACCCGCAGTGGACCGAACCGGGCCGCATTGTTTCGCTCGATCCGTGGGGCGCGTTGGTGGCCGATGTGTTTTCCGCCGAGCTTGCGGCCGGCTACGACATTCGCCCGACCATTGCCATTACCAAGGCGCACGTGATCCTGCCCGAGGTGATCGAGGCCCTGCAGAGCGGCCGGCTCAAGGCCGACGGCCACTTTCTTACGGCCGGCGGCGCCGCAATGGTCACCAAGGCCGCCATCGAACCCGTGTGGTACCTGCCTGAAGTGGCGCGGCGATTCGGCTGCTCCGAAACCGACCTGCGCCGCACGCTGTTCGAGGAAACCGGGGGCATGTACCCCGAGCTTGTCACGCGCTCCGACCTGGAAGTGTTCCTGCCGCCCATCGGCGGGCAGACGCTCTACATCTTCGGCAACCCGCGCGACCTGGCCAACCCGGAGGTGGAGCTCACCGCGCGCATCCACGACGAGTGCAACGGCTCCGACGTGTTCGGCTCCGACATCTGCACCTGCCGCCCGTATCTGACGCACGCCATCGAGGAATGCATCCAGGGCGCGCAACGCGGCGGCGTCGGCCTGATCGCCTATTCGCGCAAGGAAGGCCGCGCGCTCGGCGAGGTGACCAAGTTCCTGGTCTACAACGCGCGCAAGCGGCAGGTGGGCGGCGACACCGCCGACCAGTATTTCGCGCGCACCGAATGCGTGGCCGGCGTGCAGGACATGCGCTTCCAGGAACTGATGCCAGACGTCTTCCACTGGCTCGGCATCAAGAAGATCCATCGGCTCGTGTCGATGAGCAACATGAAGTTCGACGCCATCACCGGCTCCGGCATCGAGATCGGCGAGCGCGTGAACATTCCAGATGAACTGATTCCGGCCGACGCCCGGGTCGAGATGGACGCGAAGATGGCCGCCGGCTACTTCACGCCCGGCCCGGTGCCGACCGCCGAAGAACTCAAGAAGGCCAAAGGCCGGGGATTGAGCGAATGA
- a CDS encoding URC4/urg3 family protein yields MSDNKEHSNNYLPADGSGNLPDGSAGDIDPAIEFAPDTSRPAGAATLLRTTGAIRERAAALLARARSGESRWFRIGGDDAADDAARAVAEVTRERYPWDTIPYHSRWRHFEAGGVDRLKQLDALLGKGIDARQRARAHIDLVLVSVLLDAGAGPHWHYTEPATGQRFTRSEGLGVASFHAFTSGLFSSDPDHPLQADAAGLRGLVTDRLGDAFQVSDVNPLVGLAGRTVLLRRLGEAMSEQPETFGDDGRPAGMFDALVAPFGAAAPPTAEITAHQILSLLLETLSRIWPSANSIDSIAVDGSDTTGGIGSSDPALALGDCWRHSAVRGPGLTNGWMPFHKLSQWLTYSLLEPFEWAGVKVRQLDALTALPEYRNGGLLIDSGVIVPKDPASLARTWKAGDEFIVEWRALTVALLDELAPRVRKMLDRTEEELPLACVLEGGTWAAGRVLAQRLRDGAPPLLIESDGTVF; encoded by the coding sequence ATGAGCGACAACAAGGAACACAGCAACAACTACCTGCCCGCCGACGGTTCGGGCAACCTGCCGGACGGCAGCGCGGGCGACATCGATCCGGCGATCGAATTCGCGCCCGACACCAGCCGCCCCGCGGGCGCCGCCACCCTCTTGCGCACCACCGGTGCCATTCGCGAGCGCGCGGCCGCGCTGCTCGCTCGCGCACGCAGCGGCGAGTCGCGATGGTTTCGCATCGGCGGCGACGATGCAGCGGACGACGCGGCCCGCGCCGTGGCCGAGGTCACGCGCGAGCGCTACCCATGGGACACCATTCCGTATCACAGCCGCTGGCGCCACTTCGAAGCTGGCGGCGTCGACCGGCTGAAGCAGCTCGATGCGCTGCTCGGCAAGGGCATCGATGCGCGGCAGCGTGCCCGCGCGCACATCGACCTGGTGCTGGTGAGCGTGCTGCTCGATGCCGGCGCCGGCCCCCACTGGCACTACACCGAGCCGGCCACGGGCCAGCGTTTCACGCGATCCGAAGGCCTGGGCGTGGCGAGCTTCCATGCCTTCACGAGCGGGCTTTTCTCGTCCGACCCCGACCATCCGCTGCAAGCCGACGCGGCGGGATTGCGCGGCCTGGTCACCGACCGGCTCGGCGATGCCTTCCAGGTGAGCGACGTCAATCCGCTGGTGGGCCTTGCCGGCCGCACCGTGCTGCTGCGCCGGCTGGGCGAAGCGATGAGCGAACAGCCCGAAACCTTCGGCGACGACGGACGGCCAGCCGGCATGTTCGACGCGCTGGTCGCTCCTTTCGGCGCTGCCGCACCGCCCACAGCAGAAATCACCGCGCACCAGATCCTGTCGCTGCTGCTCGAAACGCTGTCGCGTATCTGGCCCTCGGCCAACTCCATCGACAGCATTGCCGTCGACGGCAGCGACACCACGGGCGGCATCGGTTCGAGCGACCCGGCCCTTGCGCTTGGCGACTGCTGGCGCCACAGCGCGGTGCGCGGGCCCGGCCTCACCAACGGATGGATGCCGTTCCACAAACTCTCGCAATGGCTCACCTATTCGCTGCTCGAGCCCTTCGAGTGGGCGGGCGTGAAGGTGCGCCAGCTCGATGCACTCACCGCCCTGCCCGAATACCGCAACGGCGGCCTCCTGATCGACAGCGGCGTGATCGTGCCGAAAGACCCGGCTTCTCTTGCGCGCACCTGGAAAGCCGGAGACGAGTTCATCGTCGAATGGCGTGCACTCACCGTGGCGCTGCTCGACGAGCTGGCGCCCCGCGTGCGCAAGATGCTCGACCGCACCGAGGAGGAACTGCCGCTGGCCTGCGTGCTCGAGGGCGGCACCTGGGCGGCGGGCCGCGTGCTGGCACAGCGCTTGCGTGACGGAGCGCCACCGCTCCTGATCGAAAGCGACGGCACCGTCTTTTAG
- the upp gene encoding uracil phosphoribosyltransferase → MSNVHLVDHPLVQHKLTLMRRKDASTNSFRRLLNEISMLMAYEVTRDMPMQDIEVETPLETMQAKVIDGKKLVLVSILRAGTGILDGMLTVVPGARVGHIGLYRDPKTLTAVEYYFKMPGEMENRDVIVVDPMLATGNSAVAAVERLKELNPKSIKFVCLLTCPEGVATMQKAHPDVPIYTAAIDRELNSHGYILPGLGDAGDRIFGTK, encoded by the coding sequence ATGAGCAACGTCCATCTCGTCGACCACCCCCTCGTCCAGCACAAGCTCACGCTGATGCGCCGCAAGGACGCTTCCACCAACAGCTTTCGGCGGCTCCTGAACGAAATCAGCATGCTCATGGCCTACGAGGTCACGCGCGACATGCCGATGCAGGACATCGAAGTGGAGACCCCACTCGAGACCATGCAGGCCAAGGTCATCGACGGCAAGAAGCTGGTGCTGGTGTCCATCCTCCGCGCGGGCACCGGCATCCTGGACGGCATGCTCACCGTGGTGCCGGGCGCGCGCGTCGGCCACATCGGCCTGTACCGCGATCCCAAGACGCTCACGGCCGTCGAGTACTACTTCAAGATGCCGGGCGAAATGGAGAACCGCGACGTGATCGTGGTCGACCCGATGCTGGCCACCGGCAACTCGGCGGTGGCTGCGGTCGAGCGCCTGAAAGAGCTGAACCCGAAATCGATCAAGTTCGTCTGCCTGCTGACCTGCCCCGAAGGCGTGGCGACCATGCAGAAGGCCCACCCCGACGTGCCGATCTACACCGCCGCAATCGACCGCGAGCTGAACAGCCACGGCTACATCCTGCCGGGCCTTGGCGACGCTGGCGACCGCATATTCGGCACGAAGTAA
- a CDS encoding BMP family protein has product MTARRQLIIRSAAIAAALAAGAPGLALAQAKLKVAAVYTVPFEQQWVGRIHKALKAAEARGEIEYKATENVSNADYERVMREYATGGNQLILGEVFGVEAAARKVAKDFPKVAFLMGSSLKPQAPNFSVFDNYIQEPAYLSGMVAGGMTKSNRIGMVGGFPIPEVNRLMNAFMAGAKETNPKVEFSVSFINSWFDPPKAKEAAFAMIDKGADVMYAERFGVSDAAKEKGKLAIGNVIDTQAQYPDTVVASALWNFEPSADRAIKLVKEGKFTAEDYGVYSTMKHKGSELAPLGTFEKKVPADIVAKVKAKQADILAGKFTVKVDDSQPKSTAK; this is encoded by the coding sequence GTGACAGCACGCCGTCAGTTGATCATTCGTTCCGCCGCCATTGCCGCGGCCCTTGCGGCGGGCGCACCCGGCCTTGCGCTGGCGCAGGCCAAGCTCAAGGTGGCGGCGGTGTACACCGTGCCCTTCGAGCAGCAATGGGTGGGCCGCATCCACAAGGCGCTCAAGGCTGCCGAGGCGCGCGGCGAGATCGAATACAAGGCGACCGAGAACGTCAGCAATGCCGACTACGAGCGCGTGATGCGCGAGTACGCCACGGGCGGCAACCAGCTGATCCTTGGCGAAGTGTTCGGCGTGGAAGCGGCGGCACGCAAGGTGGCCAAAGACTTTCCCAAGGTCGCCTTCCTGATGGGCTCGTCGCTCAAGCCGCAGGCGCCCAACTTCAGCGTGTTCGACAACTACATTCAGGAGCCGGCGTACCTGAGCGGCATGGTGGCGGGCGGCATGACCAAGAGCAACCGCATCGGCATGGTTGGCGGCTTTCCGATTCCCGAGGTGAACCGGCTCATGAACGCGTTCATGGCCGGCGCGAAGGAAACCAACCCCAAAGTCGAATTCAGCGTGAGCTTCATCAACAGCTGGTTCGATCCGCCGAAGGCCAAGGAAGCGGCTTTCGCAATGATCGACAAGGGTGCCGACGTGATGTACGCCGAGCGCTTTGGCGTCTCTGACGCGGCCAAGGAAAAAGGCAAGCTCGCCATCGGCAACGTGATCGACACGCAGGCGCAGTACCCGGACACGGTGGTTGCCTCGGCCCTGTGGAATTTCGAGCCCTCGGCCGACCGCGCCATCAAGCTCGTGAAGGAAGGCAAGTTCACCGCCGAAGACTACGGCGTTTACTCGACCATGAAGCACAAGGGCTCCGAACTCGCGCCGCTCGGCACTTTCGAGAAGAAGGTTCCGGCCGACATCGTGGCCAAGGTCAAGGCGAAGCAGGCTGACATCCTGGCCGGCAAGTTCACCGTGAAGGTCGACGACTCGCAGCCCAAATCGACCGCCAAGTGA